A region of Nitrospinaceae bacterium DNA encodes the following proteins:
- a CDS encoding SDR family oxidoreductase gives MKGKWALILGASSGFGGATAERLSREGINIFGVHLDRKATLPNAEKIQENVRANGTEAIFFNVNAADHDIRADLIQKMKDHLGDSATGGVQILLHSLAFGTLKPYITNDPSDAIAPKQMEMTLDVMANSLVYWTQALILSGLMGRGGRIYAMTSSGGHRIWPSYGAVSAAKAALESHIRQLAFELAPNGITANSIQAGVTDTAALRKIPGNIQMIEKAREVNPHHESTTPEAVADAIASFATGGTQWMTGNVIRVDGGEDITG, from the coding sequence ATGAAGGGAAAATGGGCCCTCATCCTGGGGGCGAGCAGCGGCTTTGGCGGAGCTACCGCCGAGCGCCTCTCCCGCGAGGGAATCAACATCTTCGGCGTCCACCTTGACCGTAAAGCCACCTTGCCCAACGCTGAGAAAATTCAGGAAAACGTCCGCGCCAACGGCACCGAGGCCATTTTCTTTAACGTCAACGCCGCTGACCACGACATCCGCGCCGATTTGATCCAGAAGATGAAGGACCATCTCGGTGATAGCGCCACCGGCGGCGTTCAAATCCTGCTCCACAGCCTTGCCTTTGGCACCCTCAAGCCCTACATCACAAACGATCCGTCCGACGCCATTGCGCCCAAGCAAATGGAGATGACCCTCGACGTTATGGCGAACAGCCTTGTCTACTGGACCCAAGCTCTGATCTTAAGCGGACTCATGGGCAGAGGCGGTCGCATCTACGCAATGACTAGTTCGGGTGGCCACAGAATCTGGCCAAGCTATGGCGCCGTCTCGGCCGCCAAGGCCGCACTTGAAAGCCACATTCGCCAACTCGCCTTCGAGCTTGCCCCGAATGGGATCACAGCCAATAGCATCCAAGCGGGCGTCACCGACACCGCCGCACTCCGAAAGATTCCGGGCAACATACAGATGATCGAAAAAGCCCGCGAAGTGAATCCCCACCACGAGAGTACGACACCCGAGGCAGTCGCCGACGCCATCGCCAGCTTCGCCACCGGCGGCACCCAGTGGATGACCGGCAACGTCATTCGTGTGGATGGCGGCGAGGACATCACGGGCTGA